A genomic window from Motilibacter aurantiacus includes:
- a CDS encoding nitroreductase family protein, translated as MELLDAIRRRRTTNGAMLPDPVSEEHQRILMEVAGRAPSQLNSQPWRFVLVEERATIDAIADISGESMTTAMSNGTFFERYKPYFRFSREEMERRRDGMLFDKLPAPLRPFTSQVFTSRGQRLMNAMRVPQTLGSENRKLVAGCPLLMGVMLDRSEYRPGELSSFYSVFSMGAAMENIWLTTVELGMGIQFVSFPMEVPGQWDRIVDLLRVPDDLELMAVYRLGYLPPEQRRPAIDWTSSQRKLVSQYVFRETCATPQTGWDEPLGRE; from the coding sequence GTGGAGCTGCTCGACGCCATCCGTCGACGGAGGACGACCAACGGCGCGATGCTGCCGGACCCGGTGTCCGAGGAGCACCAGCGCATCCTCATGGAGGTCGCCGGGCGCGCGCCGTCGCAGTTGAACAGCCAGCCGTGGCGGTTCGTGCTCGTGGAGGAGCGCGCCACCATCGACGCGATCGCCGACATCAGCGGCGAGAGCATGACGACGGCCATGTCCAACGGCACGTTCTTCGAGCGCTACAAGCCGTACTTCCGCTTCAGCCGCGAGGAGATGGAGCGCCGGCGCGACGGGATGCTGTTCGACAAGCTCCCCGCGCCGCTGCGCCCGTTCACCTCCCAGGTGTTCACCTCGCGGGGGCAGAGGCTGATGAACGCCATGCGGGTGCCGCAGACCCTCGGCAGCGAGAACCGCAAGCTCGTCGCCGGCTGCCCCCTGCTGATGGGCGTCATGCTCGACCGGTCGGAGTACCGCCCCGGCGAGCTGTCGTCGTTCTACTCGGTCTTCAGCATGGGCGCCGCGATGGAGAACATCTGGCTCACGACCGTCGAGCTCGGGATGGGCATCCAGTTCGTCTCGTTCCCGATGGAGGTGCCCGGCCAGTGGGACCGGATCGTCGACCTCCTCCGCGTGCCCGACGACCTCGAGCTCATGGCGGTCTACCGGCTGGGCTACCTCCCGCCGGAGCAGCGCCGACCGGCGATCGACTGGACCAGCTCGCAGCGGAAGCTGGTCTCGCAGTACGTGTTCCGGGAGACCTGCGCGACGCCGCAGACCGGGTGGGACGAGCCGCTGGGCCGGGAGTAG